The following are encoded together in the Thalassomonas haliotis genome:
- a CDS encoding ATP-binding protein, translating to MAMSNIKTRILVFVVFFELVAYSTIQLFNHYIYKNELLQLNNQAIEQTFAASMAKINSLTRLMERNVTDLAIAGENLFLLKKQQKLAMAVLEARVEEILVSNFNSFPEAIGGGIWYEPYVLDKAVRYFGPYAYQGRLKVEFSWQLNTPEYDYHHQDWYILASQQNWGRQQQGAKPLFWTPPYYDDVGTDSLMMTVDAVMYDGEYKEIGLATVDWSLKELTGFLESVRVSANSFPFFIHVPSGQFLSYPKDPGLVMQSARQFSWGQQVLDNELDGQFSILENFLIDKLLYNIYFYRTQDGFIFGSLTPVSDMEQEVNSITTVTLLAGTAIGAGFIIIMIILIRFLFSPFDKVLGLIKQSITHKSDGERVVIKPIHYGQKNEFTPIIKALDDVYHQVTAYMSEIVESNEQLSRSKKEVYQLNEALEDKVNIRTQQLAAKTEEALQSLAQLKSTQQQLIEQEKHASLGRLVAGVAHEINTPLGIAVTSASNIEEGIRQAYHDLEAGKLSKSDFALSKRLLAENATLLLANLTRASNLIANFKQVAADQASDEFCCFNLESYINKIISSLSPKIKHSRHNIRFECSNSDLEICSIPGVLVQIITNIVDNALEHAFSGEQAGNIAVNAGETGDNIILQITDDGIGMSAETVALIFDPFFTTSRKSGSCGLGMHIVYNLITQQLKGRIECRSAPGQGSSFLICLPKNRGSLHSRPG from the coding sequence ATGGCGATGTCCAATATTAAAACCCGTATCCTGGTGTTTGTCGTCTTCTTCGAGCTTGTCGCTTACAGCACCATTCAGCTGTTTAATCACTACATCTACAAAAACGAATTACTGCAACTCAATAACCAGGCGATCGAGCAAACCTTTGCCGCCAGCATGGCTAAAATCAACAGTCTTACCCGTTTGATGGAACGTAATGTCACCGATTTGGCCATAGCCGGTGAAAACCTGTTTTTACTGAAAAAACAGCAAAAGCTTGCCATGGCGGTCCTTGAGGCCAGGGTGGAAGAGATCTTGGTGAGCAATTTCAACAGTTTTCCCGAAGCCATAGGCGGCGGTATCTGGTATGAGCCTTATGTCCTGGATAAAGCCGTCCGGTATTTTGGCCCCTATGCCTATCAGGGGCGTTTAAAAGTAGAGTTTAGCTGGCAGCTCAATACACCGGAATATGATTATCACCATCAGGACTGGTACATCCTGGCCTCGCAGCAGAACTGGGGGCGTCAGCAGCAAGGTGCCAAACCTCTATTCTGGACCCCGCCTTATTATGACGATGTCGGCACTGATAGCCTAATGATGACGGTGGATGCGGTAATGTATGATGGCGAATATAAGGAAATAGGTCTGGCAACCGTTGACTGGTCATTAAAAGAGCTCACCGGTTTTTTGGAAAGCGTCAGGGTATCGGCGAATTCTTTTCCTTTTTTTATTCATGTGCCGTCGGGACAATTTTTAAGCTACCCAAAAGATCCCGGTTTGGTGATGCAAAGTGCGCGACAGTTTTCCTGGGGACAGCAGGTGCTGGATAACGAACTGGATGGACAATTCTCTATACTTGAAAATTTCCTTATCGATAAGCTCTTATACAATATTTATTTTTACCGGACACAAGACGGTTTTATTTTTGGTTCCCTGACTCCGGTATCGGATATGGAGCAGGAAGTTAATAGTATTACCACTGTGACTTTACTGGCGGGAACCGCGATAGGGGCGGGGTTTATCATTATTATGATCATCTTGATCCGTTTCCTTTTCTCACCTTTTGATAAGGTGCTGGGGTTGATCAAGCAGTCTATTACCCATAAAAGCGATGGTGAAAGAGTGGTGATCAAGCCCATCCATTATGGCCAAAAGAATGAATTCACCCCTATTATCAAGGCCCTGGACGATGTTTATCATCAAGTAACCGCTTATATGTCCGAAATTGTTGAAAGCAATGAACAGCTTTCCCGATCAAAAAAAGAAGTGTATCAGCTCAATGAAGCGCTGGAAGACAAGGTCAATATCAGGACGCAACAGCTGGCGGCAAAAACTGAAGAAGCACTGCAGTCGCTGGCGCAGCTGAAGAGCACCCAGCAACAATTAATCGAACAGGAAAAACACGCCAGTTTAGGGCGTCTGGTCGCCGGTGTTGCCCATGAAATCAACACCCCGTTAGGCATAGCGGTGACCTCGGCATCGAATATAGAAGAAGGCATTCGCCAGGCCTATCATGATCTTGAGGCAGGTAAATTGAGTAAGAGTGATTTTGCCTTAAGCAAGCGGCTGCTGGCGGAAAATGCGACCTTGTTGCTGGCTAATTTAACCCGGGCTTCCAACCTGATTGCCAACTTTAAACAGGTGGCGGCGGACCAGGCATCCGATGAGTTTTGCTGTTTTAACCTTGAAAGCTATATCAATAAAATTATCAGTTCCTTGTCGCCAAAAATTAAGCATAGCCGCCATAACATCCGGTTTGAATGCAGTAACAGCGACCTGGAAATTTGCTCTATTCCCGGGGTTTTGGTGCAGATCATCACCAACATCGTCGACAATGCCCTGGAGCATGCGTTTTCCGGCGAGCAGGCCGGTAATATTGCAGTAAATGCCGGTGAAACCGGGGATAATATTATCTTGCAAATAACCGATGATGGCATAGGTATGTCTGCCGAGACGGTAGCGCTTATTTTTGATCCCTTTTTTACCACTTCAAGAAAAAGCGGCAGTTGTGGTTTAGGCATGCATATTGTCTATAACCTGATCACCCAGCAGCTTAAAGGCAGGATAGAATGTCGTAGCGCCCCGGGGCAGGGCAGCAGTTTTTTGATATGTTTGCCCAAAAACCGCGGCAGTCTGCACTCTCGCCCCGGTTAA
- a CDS encoding methyl-accepting chemotaxis protein: protein MQFANLSIKLKFSLAILFAVLLTSSLVGYIGHQSAKEMLIDSMERKELPNILKRIRNQVDKEISLMQATVNQIGEDLFIHELLDQGKLKENEELLVRHLDNIKTQHKLINASFVDKQTDRYWNNNGFLRVLNTSQDAWYFAFVSSGNANSKSLFTEDGITKLFVNFQQPDGRGLAGVGKPVTEVVELLNRNKIEQSGFVFLTDSQGLVKIHKDSSKLDKADIKKLYGKDVDRTLIDQQDFVWVEAEVAGEDVILASSYIKSADWYVVAQVPKSEIFAKIDSAANTTILAIIFALAIFGAAGFFLAGTMTKPIDSLAKEFTRLGQADGDLSVRLNTQKAPELQRLEQGFNNFVEKISDTVEQLATTSSALRAEALAVSESAEKSLTSGQRQSGKTTELATAIHQMSVAISEVANNASQASTTADSLDNTIQHGRGVVDDTRGSILELSEEMSSASRVVKDVADKTESIGSVLDVIRSISEQTNLLALNAAIEAARAGEQGRGFAVVADEVRVLAQRTSDSTNEIQENINQLRNEATKAVAAMKNSEVKSHSGAESAEKSQQTLVNIVENVTQMRDLNIQVATATEQQAAVSNDINRNITDIQDQTNLNLAESDNMAQVSLRISELAMQLDQLVQSFGKK, encoded by the coding sequence ATGCAGTTCGCGAATTTATCGATTAAACTGAAATTCTCCCTGGCCATCTTGTTTGCGGTATTACTCACCTCTAGCCTGGTTGGCTATATAGGTCACCAGAGCGCGAAAGAGATGCTTATCGACAGCATGGAGCGCAAGGAATTGCCTAATATCCTGAAAAGGATCCGCAACCAGGTGGACAAGGAAATCAGCCTGATGCAGGCGACGGTCAACCAGATAGGTGAAGATCTTTTTATCCACGAATTACTGGACCAGGGGAAGCTAAAAGAAAACGAAGAGCTGCTGGTCAGGCATTTAGATAATATCAAAACTCAGCATAAGCTGATCAATGCTTCTTTTGTTGATAAACAAACGGACCGTTACTGGAATAATAACGGTTTTTTACGGGTATTAAATACTAGTCAGGATGCCTGGTATTTCGCCTTTGTTTCCTCGGGAAATGCCAATTCTAAAAGCCTGTTTACCGAAGACGGCATCACTAAATTATTTGTCAATTTTCAGCAGCCGGATGGCCGCGGTTTGGCAGGGGTTGGTAAGCCGGTGACCGAAGTGGTGGAATTATTAAACCGCAATAAAATCGAACAAAGCGGTTTTGTCTTTTTAACCGACAGCCAGGGCTTAGTGAAGATACATAAAGACAGCAGTAAACTGGATAAAGCCGATATCAAGAAACTGTATGGCAAGGATGTTGACCGGACGCTGATCGATCAGCAGGACTTTGTCTGGGTGGAAGCGGAAGTCGCGGGTGAAGACGTTATTCTGGCATCCAGTTATATTAAAAGTGCCGACTGGTATGTGGTGGCACAAGTGCCGAAAAGTGAAATCTTTGCCAAAATAGACTCGGCGGCCAATACCACAATTCTTGCCATTATATTTGCGTTGGCGATATTTGGTGCGGCAGGTTTCTTTCTGGCGGGCACTATGACCAAACCGATAGATTCGCTGGCAAAAGAATTTACCCGCTTGGGACAGGCGGACGGTGATTTGTCTGTGCGGTTAAATACCCAGAAAGCTCCTGAATTACAGCGGCTTGAGCAGGGATTTAATAATTTTGTCGAGAAAATTTCTGATACGGTAGAGCAGCTGGCCACTACCAGCAGCGCCTTGCGGGCGGAAGCTCTGGCGGTATCTGAGTCTGCGGAGAAATCCCTGACCAGCGGCCAGCGACAATCGGGTAAAACCACGGAACTGGCAACGGCAATTCATCAAATGTCGGTGGCGATCAGTGAGGTGGCCAATAATGCTTCACAGGCATCTACCACGGCAGACAGTTTGGATAATACCATACAGCATGGCCGCGGTGTGGTGGATGATACCCGTGGCAGTATTTTAGAATTATCCGAAGAAATGTCATCAGCTTCCCGGGTGGTAAAAGATGTGGCCGATAAAACCGAGTCTATCGGTTCAGTATTGGATGTGATCCGCAGTATTTCCGAGCAAACCAACTTACTGGCGTTAAATGCCGCGATAGAAGCGGCCCGGGCCGGCGAGCAGGGGCGTGGTTTTGCCGTGGTTGCCGATGAGGTGCGGGTACTGGCGCAGCGCACCAGCGATTCCACCAATGAAATCCAGGAAAACATCAACCAGCTGCGCAACGAGGCCACCAAGGCGGTGGCGGCGATGAAAAATTCGGAAGTGAAATCCCATTCCGGCGCCGAATCGGCAGAAAAGTCCCAGCAAACCTTAGTGAATATCGTGGAAAATGTTACTCAGATGCGCGATCTCAATATCCAGGTGGCCACGGCCACCGAGCAGCAGGCGGCGGTTTCTAACGATATAAACCGTAATATTACCGATATTCAGGACCAAACCAATTTAAACCTGGCGGAGTCGGATAATATGGCCCAGGTCAGCTTGCGCATTTCTGAACTGGCAATGCAGCTGGATCAGCTGGTGCAGTCATTTGGTAAGAAATAA